From the Polynucleobacter acidiphobus genome, the window TCGGTCGCGGTACTCCCGTTGAGCTTGAATTCGGCCAAGTGGAGAAGATGTAATTTGTAGAAGTATCAAGTAGTTAGCGAGGAGCGGATCCAGAACACGCCAATTCTGGTGAAGCGTTTACTCAACAGCGGTTAACACAATTGGTTAGCGCGCTTTTTTGGAGCAAGTATGGCAAAGAAAATTATTGGCTTTATCAAGCTGCAGATTCCTGCTGGTAAAGCAAATCCATCCCCACCCGTTGGTCCTGCATTAGGTCAGCGCGGTCTGAATATTATGGAATTCTGTAAAGCGTTTAATGCTCAAACTCAGAGCATGGAACCCGGCTTGCCAATTCCAGTCGTGATTACTGCTTTTGCGGACAAGAGCTTCTCATTTGTGATGAAGACTCCCCCCGCAACTATCTTGATTAAGAAGGCAGCAAAAATTGAGAAGGGTTCACCCCGGCCTCATACCGATAAGGTTGGCAAGATTACTCGCGCCCAAGCTGAAGAGATCGCCAAGTTAAAGATGCCCGACCTAACAGCCGCTGATTTGGATGCTGCTGTACGTACTGTGGCTGGCAGCGCCCGTTCGATGGGCATTACTGTGGAAGGAGTCTAA encodes:
- the rplK gene encoding 50S ribosomal protein L11, whose amino-acid sequence is MAKKIIGFIKLQIPAGKANPSPPVGPALGQRGLNIMEFCKAFNAQTQSMEPGLPIPVVITAFADKSFSFVMKTPPATILIKKAAKIEKGSPRPHTDKVGKITRAQAEEIAKLKMPDLTAADLDAAVRTVAGSARSMGITVEGV